In the Sandaracinus amylolyticus genome, GACGGAAGCGCGTGGAGCCCGCTCGGCGAGGGCACGAGCGACTCGGCGGAGGCGCTCGCCGCGATCGAGGGCGGCGTGCTCGTCGGGGGCGTGTTCGATCGCGCGGGCGGCGCGAGCGCGGTCGGGATCGCGCGCTGGGCGTACGCCGAGTGATCGTGGGTCGTCTCGTCGTCGTGATCGTCGCGCTCGTGGCGCTCTCTGCGTGCACGCTGCGCGACGATCCCGCGCTCACCGATCGCGATGCCGGAGAGAGCGATGCGTCGCGCGACGCGCAGCTCCCCGACGCGCCGTTCGACGCGGGGTTCTCGTGTCGGCCCGGCGTCGTCGCGTGCGCGGGCGACACGCACTATCGCTGCGGCGAGGACGGTGCCTCGCGCGTCGACGAGACGACGTGCCCCGAGGCGTGCGACGCCGAGCGCGGCTGCGTGACGTGCGTGCCGGGATCCCGGCGCTGCGACGGCACGGTGTCGATGGCGTGCGACGACGAGGGCACCGGCTGGACCTTCGGTCGCGACTGCGCGGACTGGGGCGTCGCGTGCGGCACCGGCGGCTGGTGCGACGACGCGTGCGCGGCCGCCGAGGCGCGTCGTTCGTACGTGGGCTGCGAGTACTTCGCGACGCCGCTGCCGAACTGGCCCGATCTCGAGCAGCACGGGTTCGACTTCCGCGTCGTGGTGACGAACCCCGAGCCGCGCCCCGCGCAGGTCACGATCTATCGCGGGACGCGGATCGTCGCGCGCGAGTCGATCGTGCCGGGTGGGTTCGCCGACATCGCGCTGCCGTGGATCCAGGAGCTCTCGTTCCCGTTCGACGGGACGCCGTGGCAGAGCGACGTCGTGCCCGACGGCGCGTATCGGATCGTCTCGACGCGCCCGGTGATCGTCGCGCAGTTCAATCCGTTCCACTACGTCGCGGGCGTCGAGCACTCGTACAGCAACGACGCGTCGCTGCTCCTTCCGGTGCACGCGCTGGGCACCGAGTACGTCGGGCTCTCGTACCCGCCGATCTCGAGCACCGCCGATGCGTGGCCGGGTTATCTCGCGCTGGTCGGGACCACGCCCGAGCCCGCGAACGTCGAGCTCACGCCGCGCGTCGACGTCGCAGCCGACGAAGGCGGGCGCTGGCCCGCGACCAGCGCGGGGACGACGATCCGATTCACGCTCGCGCGCGGCGAGGTCGCGACGATCACGCCCGCGGTGCCGCCCCTCTGCAGCGAGGAGCGACCCGAGCACTCCGACACCGGCGTCTGCTACGAGGCCGCGCACGATCTCACGGGCACGCGCATCGTGAGCGATCGACCGATCGAAGCGTTCGGCGCGCACGTGTGTGCGTACGTGCCGTTCGACACCCGGGCGTGTGATCACCTCGAGACCACGCTCGCGCCGCTCGACACCTGGGGCTCGCGCTTCGAGACGATGCCGCTGCGCGATCCCACGACCGACGTCGAGAACCTGGTGCGCGTCGTCGCGGGGCACGACGGGACGACGCTGGCGATCGATCCGCCGCAGCGCGGGATCGACGAGTCGCTGGTGCTCGATGCCGGCGAGCACGTCGACTTCCTGCTCTCGGAGGCGGTCTCGATCGTCTCGAGCCGTCCGGTGCAGATCGGACAGCTCCTGCTCGGGCAGCAAGTGCGCACGCCGCCGCTCGAGCGCGGCGATCCCGGGCTCACGATCCTGGTGCCGCAGCAGCAGTTCCGCGACTCCTACGTGTTCGTGACGCCGACCTCGTACGCGCCGACGGTGCACGGTCAGTCGTGGGTGCTGGTGTCGCGCGAGCCGGGCGCGGAGATCATGCTCGACGGCGCGGCGATCGCGGCGACGTGGACGCGGGTGGGCGATCGCGAGCTCGCGATCGTGCCGGTCTCGGGCGGCGCGCACCGCGCGAGCGCGGGCTCGACGTTCGGGCTCGTCGCGTACGGGCTCGGCGAGTACACGTCGTACGCGTATCCCGCGGGGCTCGACCTGCGGGTCATCCCGTT is a window encoding:
- a CDS encoding IgGFc-binding protein, which codes for MGRLVVVIVALVALSACTLRDDPALTDRDAGESDASRDAQLPDAPFDAGFSCRPGVVACAGDTHYRCGEDGASRVDETTCPEACDAERGCVTCVPGSRRCDGTVSMACDDEGTGWTFGRDCADWGVACGTGGWCDDACAAAEARRSYVGCEYFATPLPNWPDLEQHGFDFRVVVTNPEPRPAQVTIYRGTRIVARESIVPGGFADIALPWIQELSFPFDGTPWQSDVVPDGAYRIVSTRPVIVAQFNPFHYVAGVEHSYSNDASLLLPVHALGTEYVGLSYPPISSTADAWPGYLALVGTTPEPANVELTPRVDVAADEGGRWPATSAGTTIRFTLARGEVATITPAVPPLCSEERPEHSDTGVCYEAAHDLTGTRIVSDRPIEAFGAHVCAYVPFDTRACDHLETTLAPLDTWGSRFETMPLRDPTTDVENLVRVVAGHDGTTLAIDPPQRGIDESLVLDAGEHVDFLLSEAVSIVSSRPVQIGQLLLGQQVRTPPLERGDPGLTILVPQQQFRDSYVFVTPTSYAPTVHGQSWVLVSREPGAEIMLDGAAIAATWTRVGDRELAIVPVSGGAHRASAGSTFGLVAYGLGEYTSYAYPAGLDLRVIPF